A window from Thalassophryne amazonica chromosome 15, fThaAma1.1, whole genome shotgun sequence encodes these proteins:
- the LOC117526912 gene encoding keratin, type I cytoskeletal 13-like isoform X3 produces MSYPGMSSRGLSSRSLSSLSLKRAPSTFNLPITRSVQQSYGSSGGFDLSSALSGDGASIGVGGSEKMAMQNLNDRLASYLDKVHSLESANAQLERQIREWLSKQTPADRDYSRFEGIIADLRQKITGVKQGNAGLMLQIDNARLAAEDFRIKFENELAVRMSVEADIGGLRKVLDDLTMVRSDMEMQVEGLKEELVYLKKNHEEELATLRNQLNASHVNVEVEARPQQDLSQSMQEIRAQYEGIAEKNRREMDDWYKVKFDELNKQVTSSTETLQTSRNEINDLKRTLQALQIELQSQLSLKAALEGQLGETEARYSLQLSQLQEIVNNLEAELSSMKEDIERHGIDYQELLDTKTKLEMEIGEYKRLMDTEDATHQNDYKSKKRMVIG; encoded by the exons ATGAGTTACCCCGGTATGAGCTCCCGCGGCCTGTCCTCCCGCTCCCTGTCCTCTCTGAGCCTGAAGCGGGCACCGAGCACCTTCAACCTCCCGATCACCCGCAGCGTGCAGCAGTCGTACGGTTCCAGCGGCGGCTTCGACCTGTCGTCTGCGCTCTCCGGGGACGGCGCCTCCATCGGCGTCGGGGGCAGCGAGAAAATGGCCATGCAGAACCTCAACGATCGCCTGGCCTCCTACCTGGACAAGGTGCACTCCCTGGAGAGCGCCAACGCGCAGCTGGAGCGTCAGATCCGGGAGTGGCTCAGCAAGCAGACCCCGGCTGACAGGGACTACAGCAGGTTCGAAGGGATCATCGCAGACCTGCGCCAAAAG ATCACTGGTGTTAAGCAGGGTAACGCCGGGCTCATGCTGCAAATCGATAACGCCAGACTGGCAGCCGAAGACTTCAGAATCAA GTTTGAGAATGAGCTGGCAGTGCGCATGTCAGTGGAGGCAGACATTGGCGGGTTGCGTAAGGTTCTGGACGATCTGACGATGGTTCGGTCTGACATGGAGATGCAGGTGGAAGGCCTGAAGGAGGAGTTGGTGTATCTGAAGAAGAACCACGAAGAG GAGCTCGCCACCTTACGCAACCAACTGAACGCCAGCCATGTGAACGTGGAGGTGGAAGCACGACCCCAGCAAGACCTGAGCCAGTCAATGCAGGAAATTAGAGCTCAGTATGAAGGAATCGCCGAGAAGAACCGCCGTGAAATGGATGATTGGTACAAGGTCAAG TTTGATGAGCTGAACAAGCAGGTGACATCCAGCACAGAGACCCTTCAGACGTCCCGTAACGAGATCAATGACTTGAAGAGGACGCTGCAGGCCTTGCAGATTGAACTGCAATCTCAGCTCAGCCTG AAAGCTGCTTTGGAGGGACAGTTGGGAGAAACGGAAGCACGCTACAGCCTGCAgctgagccagcttcaggagataGTCAACAACCTCGAGGCCGAGCTCAGCAGCATGAAGGAGGATATCGAGAGGCATGGCATTGACTACCAGGAGCTGCTGGACACCAAGACCAAGCTAGAGATGGAGATCGGAGAATACAAACGACTGATGGATACAGAGGATGCTACACA CCAAAACGACTATAAGTCAAAGAAGAGGATGGTGATCGGGTAA
- the LOC117526912 gene encoding keratin, type I cytoskeletal 13-like isoform X2 translates to MSYPGMSSRGLSSRSLSSLSLKRAPSTFNLPITRSVQQSYGSSGGFDLSSALSGDGASIGVGGSEKMAMQNLNDRLASYLDKVHSLESANAQLERQIREWLSKQTPADRDYSRFEGIIADLRQKITGVKQGNAGLMLQIDNARLAAEDFRIKFENELAVRMSVEADIGGLRKVLDDLTMVRSDMEMQVEGLKEELVYLKKNHEEELATLRNQLNASHVNVEVEARPQQDLSQSMQEIRAQYEGIAEKNRREMDDWYKVKFDELNKQVTSSTETLQTSRNEINDLKRTLQALQIELQSQLSLKAALEGQLGETEARYSLQLSQLQEIVNNLEAELSSMKEDIERHGIDYQELLDTKTKLEMEIGEYKRLMDTEDVRNNEGTSVTTVTHNQSSTSREITTKTTISQRRGW, encoded by the exons ATGAGTTACCCCGGTATGAGCTCCCGCGGCCTGTCCTCCCGCTCCCTGTCCTCTCTGAGCCTGAAGCGGGCACCGAGCACCTTCAACCTCCCGATCACCCGCAGCGTGCAGCAGTCGTACGGTTCCAGCGGCGGCTTCGACCTGTCGTCTGCGCTCTCCGGGGACGGCGCCTCCATCGGCGTCGGGGGCAGCGAGAAAATGGCCATGCAGAACCTCAACGATCGCCTGGCCTCCTACCTGGACAAGGTGCACTCCCTGGAGAGCGCCAACGCGCAGCTGGAGCGTCAGATCCGGGAGTGGCTCAGCAAGCAGACCCCGGCTGACAGGGACTACAGCAGGTTCGAAGGGATCATCGCAGACCTGCGCCAAAAG ATCACTGGTGTTAAGCAGGGTAACGCCGGGCTCATGCTGCAAATCGATAACGCCAGACTGGCAGCCGAAGACTTCAGAATCAA GTTTGAGAATGAGCTGGCAGTGCGCATGTCAGTGGAGGCAGACATTGGCGGGTTGCGTAAGGTTCTGGACGATCTGACGATGGTTCGGTCTGACATGGAGATGCAGGTGGAAGGCCTGAAGGAGGAGTTGGTGTATCTGAAGAAGAACCACGAAGAG GAGCTCGCCACCTTACGCAACCAACTGAACGCCAGCCATGTGAACGTGGAGGTGGAAGCACGACCCCAGCAAGACCTGAGCCAGTCAATGCAGGAAATTAGAGCTCAGTATGAAGGAATCGCCGAGAAGAACCGCCGTGAAATGGATGATTGGTACAAGGTCAAG TTTGATGAGCTGAACAAGCAGGTGACATCCAGCACAGAGACCCTTCAGACGTCCCGTAACGAGATCAATGACTTGAAGAGGACGCTGCAGGCCTTGCAGATTGAACTGCAATCTCAGCTCAGCCTG AAAGCTGCTTTGGAGGGACAGTTGGGAGAAACGGAAGCACGCTACAGCCTGCAgctgagccagcttcaggagataGTCAACAACCTCGAGGCCGAGCTCAGCAGCATGAAGGAGGATATCGAGAGGCATGGCATTGACTACCAGGAGCTGCTGGACACCAAGACCAAGCTAGAGATGGAGATCGGAGAATACAAACGACTGATGGATACAGAGGATG TTAGGAATAATGAAGGTACAAGTGTTACAACTGTCACGCATAACCAATCGAGTACCTCAAGAGAAATCACAA CCAAAACGACTATAAGTCAAAGAAGAGGATGGTGA
- the LOC117526912 gene encoding keratin, type I cytoskeletal 13-like isoform X1 has protein sequence MSYPGMSSRGLSSRSLSSLSLKRAPSTFNLPITRSVQQSYGSSGGFDLSSALSGDGASIGVGGSEKMAMQNLNDRLASYLDKVHSLESANAQLERQIREWLSKQTPADRDYSRFEGIIADLRQKITGVKQGNAGLMLQIDNARLAAEDFRIKFENELAVRMSVEADIGGLRKVLDDLTMVRSDMEMQVEGLKEELVYLKKNHEEELATLRNQLNASHVNVEVEARPQQDLSQSMQEIRAQYEGIAEKNRREMDDWYKVKFDELNKQVTSSTETLQTSRNEINDLKRTLQALQIELQSQLSLKAALEGQLGETEARYSLQLSQLQEIVNNLEAELSSMKEDIERHGIDYQELLDTKTKLEMEIGEYKRLMDTEDATQNNEGTSVTTVTHNQSSTSREITTKTTISQRRGW, from the exons ATGAGTTACCCCGGTATGAGCTCCCGCGGCCTGTCCTCCCGCTCCCTGTCCTCTCTGAGCCTGAAGCGGGCACCGAGCACCTTCAACCTCCCGATCACCCGCAGCGTGCAGCAGTCGTACGGTTCCAGCGGCGGCTTCGACCTGTCGTCTGCGCTCTCCGGGGACGGCGCCTCCATCGGCGTCGGGGGCAGCGAGAAAATGGCCATGCAGAACCTCAACGATCGCCTGGCCTCCTACCTGGACAAGGTGCACTCCCTGGAGAGCGCCAACGCGCAGCTGGAGCGTCAGATCCGGGAGTGGCTCAGCAAGCAGACCCCGGCTGACAGGGACTACAGCAGGTTCGAAGGGATCATCGCAGACCTGCGCCAAAAG ATCACTGGTGTTAAGCAGGGTAACGCCGGGCTCATGCTGCAAATCGATAACGCCAGACTGGCAGCCGAAGACTTCAGAATCAA GTTTGAGAATGAGCTGGCAGTGCGCATGTCAGTGGAGGCAGACATTGGCGGGTTGCGTAAGGTTCTGGACGATCTGACGATGGTTCGGTCTGACATGGAGATGCAGGTGGAAGGCCTGAAGGAGGAGTTGGTGTATCTGAAGAAGAACCACGAAGAG GAGCTCGCCACCTTACGCAACCAACTGAACGCCAGCCATGTGAACGTGGAGGTGGAAGCACGACCCCAGCAAGACCTGAGCCAGTCAATGCAGGAAATTAGAGCTCAGTATGAAGGAATCGCCGAGAAGAACCGCCGTGAAATGGATGATTGGTACAAGGTCAAG TTTGATGAGCTGAACAAGCAGGTGACATCCAGCACAGAGACCCTTCAGACGTCCCGTAACGAGATCAATGACTTGAAGAGGACGCTGCAGGCCTTGCAGATTGAACTGCAATCTCAGCTCAGCCTG AAAGCTGCTTTGGAGGGACAGTTGGGAGAAACGGAAGCACGCTACAGCCTGCAgctgagccagcttcaggagataGTCAACAACCTCGAGGCCGAGCTCAGCAGCATGAAGGAGGATATCGAGAGGCATGGCATTGACTACCAGGAGCTGCTGGACACCAAGACCAAGCTAGAGATGGAGATCGGAGAATACAAACGACTGATGGATACAGAGGATGCTACACA GAATAATGAAGGTACAAGTGTTACAACTGTCACGCATAACCAATCGAGTACCTCAAGAGAAATCACAA CCAAAACGACTATAAGTCAAAGAAGAGGATGGTGA